Proteins encoded together in one Impatiens glandulifera chromosome 1, dImpGla2.1, whole genome shotgun sequence window:
- the LOC124945199 gene encoding heat shock 70 kDa protein 4-like: MVLMKMKETAEAFLETPVRNAVITVPAYFNDSQRQATKDAGVISGLNVMRIIIEPTAAAIAYGLDKKRASSVGEKNVLIFDLGGGTFDVSLLTIKDSIFEVKATSGDTHLGGEDFDNRMVNHFVQEFKRKNNKDISGNPRALSRLRMACERTKRTLSYTSETTIDIDSLFEGVDFSFKITQAKFEKMNMDLFSKCMESVEKCLNDAKMEKSSVNDIVLVGGSTRIPKVQKLLQDFFNGKELCKRLNPDEAVAYGAAVQAAILCGEGNQKVQDLVFMDVTPLSLGINTVGGIMAVLIPRNTRIPVKMEQVFSTYSDNQLSVPITVYEGERSMTKDNNFLGEFELSGISPAPRLVPVITVCFEIDANGILNVSAEEKTSGKNNKMTIKNDEGRLTTEEIEKMVQEVEKLKLEDEEHKKAAKARNEEEMYAE, translated from the exons ATGGTTCTAATGAAGATGAAGGAGACTGCCGAGGCCTTTCTTGAAACACCAGTGAGAAATGCTGTCATTACTGTCCCAGCCTACTTCAACGACTCACAAAGGCAAGCTACAAAAGATGCTGGTGTAATTTCAGGTCTGAACGTGATGCGTATCATCATTGAGCCAACTGCTGCTGCCATTGCCTACGGTCTAGACAAGAAAAGAGCAAGCAGCGTTGGAGAGAAGAACGTCCTTATTTTTGACCTCGGAGGGGGAACATTCGATGTCTCTCTCTTGACCATTAAAGATTCCATCTTTGAAGTGAAGGCCACATCTGGTGATACCCATTTGGGAGGGGAAGACTTTGATAATAGAATGGTGAATCATTTTGTGCAAGAATTCAAACGCAAAAACAACAAAGATATAAGTGGAAACCCTCGTGCCTTAAGTAGACTGAGGATGGCTTGTGAGAGGACGAAAAGGACACTTTCATATACTTCCGAGACAACTATAGATATTGATTCACTCTTCGAAGGTGTTGactttagttttaaaataacccAAGCAAAGTTTGAGAAGATGAACATGGATCTATTCAGTAAGTGTATGGAGAGTGTTGAGAAATGCTTGAATGATGCGAAGATGGAGAAGAGCAGCGTAAATGATATTGTTCTCGTTGGTGGGTCTACTAGAATTCCGAAAGTACAAAAGCTTCTTCAAGATTTCTTCAATGGAAAGGAACTCTGCAAGAGACTCAACCCTGATGAGGCTGTTGCCTATGGTGCTGCAGTTCAAGCTGCTATTTTGTGCGGTGAGGGAAATCAGAAAGTTCAAGATCTGGTATTTATGGACGTCACTCCTCTCTCTCTTGGAATTAATACAGTTGGAGGCATCATGGCAGTCTTGATTCCTAGGAATACTAGGATTCCTGTAAAGATGGAACAG GTTTTTAGTACATACAGTGACAATCAGTTGAGTGTTCCTATTACAGTTTACGAGGGTGAGAGATCAATGACGAAAGACAATAATTTTCTTGGAGAATTTGAGCTGTCTGGAATTTCCCCTGCTCCTAGGCTTGTTCCTGTTATCACAGTCTGCTTTGAAATCGATGCAAATGGGATATTAAACGTTTCAGCAGAGGAAAAGACTTCgggtaaaaataataagatgacAATAAAGAATGATGAAGGAAGGTTAACTACAGAAGAGATAGAAAAGATGGTGCAAGAGGTGGAGAAGTTAAAGTTGGAGGATGAGGAGCATAAGAAGGCAGCCAAGGCCAGGAATGAGGAAGAAATGTATGCCGAGTAA
- the LOC124945170 gene encoding heat shock 70 kDa protein 4-like: protein MSRKGKWKGPAIGIDLGTTYSCVGVWQHDRVEIIVNDQGNRTTPSYVAFTKTERLVGDGAKNQIATNSINTVFDAKRLIGRKFTDPLVQSDTKYWPFKVISGPEDKAIIVVNYKGLKKQFSAEEISSMVLIKMKEIAESYLGTPVKNAVITVPAYFNDSQRQATKNAGAISGLNVMRIIIEPTAAAIAYGLDKNRASNVGEKNVLIFDLGGGTFDVSILTITGSVFKVKATAGDTHLGGEDFDNRMVDHFVEQFKRKKNKDISGNTRALSRLRIACERTKRTLSYTVQTTIEIDSLLDGTDFNFNITRAKFEEMNMDLFRKCMKTVEKCLNDAKMDNNCINDVVLVGGSTRIPKVQKLLQNFFHGKELCKNINPDEAVAFGAAVQAAILCDEGNHKIQDLVLLDVTPLSLGINTIGDIMTVLIPRNTTIPQKVAKIFFTNADNQIAILIKVYEGERSMTKDNNFLGQFTLSGIPPAPRGVGKITVCFNIDANGILNVSGEVNTTGEKNKMTIKNEKWRLTKEEIEKMVQEAEKYKLEDKEHKKGAEARNAVEDYAYKMRNNAEKMRFKLAYRDKWKIEKAIDETFIWLDNNKLTNKANLFQVKLMELKSVYNPIMSNAHAAGFEEPTFKKRSRV from the exons atGTCAAGGAAAGGGAAATGGAAAGGACCTGCGATCGGAATCGATCTGGGTACGACATACTCATGTGTTGGAGTATGGCAGCACGACCGTGTTGAAATCATTGTTAACGATCAGGGCAACAGAACAACTCCATCATATGTTGCGTTCACGAAGACAGAGAGATTGGTCGGGGATGGAGCTAAGAATCAGATTGCTACCAACTCCATTAACACTGTTTTTG ATGCAAAGAGATTGATTGGTAGGAAGTTTACTGATCCTTTGGTGCAAAGTGACACCAAGTACTGGCCATTTAAGGTGATTTCTGGGCCAGAAGACAAAGCAATCATCGTTGTCAACTacaaaggcttgaaaaagcagTTCTCTGCAGAGGAAATATCTTCCATGGTTCTAATCAAGATGAAGGAGATTGCCGAGTCCTATTTAGGAACACCGGTGAAAAACGCTGTCATTACAGTCCCAGCTTACTTCAACGATTCCCAAAGGCAAGCCACAAAAAACGCAGGTGCAATTTCAGGTCTGAACGTGATGCGTATCATCATTGAGCCTACAGCTGCTGCAATTGCCTACGGTCTAGACAAGAATAGAGCAAGCAACGTGGGGGAGAAGAATGTCCTCATTTTCGATCTGGGTGGAGGAACATTTGATGTCTCTATCTTAACAATTACTGGGTCTGTCTTTAAAGTAAAGGCCACCGCTGGTGATACCCATTTGGGAGGAGAGGACTTTGACAACAGAATGGTGGATCATTTTGTGGAGCAATTCAAACGAAAGAAAAACAAGGACATAAGTGGAAACACCCGTGCCCTAAGTAGACTCAGAATTGCTTGCGAGAGGACGAAGAGGACTCTTTCGTATACTGTCCAGACTACGATAGAGATTGATTCTCTCTTGGATGGTACtgactttaattttaatataaccCGAGCAAAATTTGAGGAGATGAATATGGATCTATTCAGGAAATGTATGAAAACCGTTGAGAAATGTTTGAATGATGCGAAGATGGACAATAATTGCATTAATGATGTTGTCCTGGTTGGTGGGTCTACTAGAATTCCTAAAGTGCAAAAGCTTCTTCAGAATTTCTTCCATGGAAAGGAACTTTGTAAGAATATCAACCCTGACGAAGCTGTCGCCTTCGGAGCTGCAGTTCAAGCTGCCATTTTGTGTGATGAGGGAAATCACAAAATTCAAGATCTTGTACTTCTTGATGTCACTCCTCTCTCTCTTGGAATTAATACAATCGGAGACATCATGACAGTCTTGATTCCTAGGAACACTACCATTCCCCAAAAGGTGGCGAAAATCTTTTTTACAAATGCTGACAACCAAATTGCTATCCTTATTAAAGTCTACGAGGGTGAGAGATCGATGACGAAAGACAATAACTTTCTAGGACAATTTACGTTGTCTGGAATCCCCCCGGCACCGAGGGGTGTTGGTAAAATCACTGTATGTTTCAATATCGATGCAAACGGAATATTAAATGTTTCAGGAGAAGTAAATACAACGGGTGAAAAAAACAAgatgacaataaaaaatgagaagtGGAGATTAACAAAGGAAGAGATAGAGAAGATGGTGCAAGAGGCGGAGAAGTACAAATTGGAAGATAAAGAGCACAAGAAAGGAGCGGAGGCCAGAAATGCGGTGGAGGATTATGCTTACAAAATGAGGAACAATGCCGAGAAGATGAGATTTAAGTTGGCATATCGTGACAAGTGGAAGATAGAGAAGGCAATAGATGAGACATTTATTTGGCTCGACAATAATAAGCTTACTAACAAAGCGAATTTGTTTCAAGTCAAGCTTATGGAGTTGAAAAGTGTCTACAATCCCATCATGTCCAATGCTCATGCTGCTGGTTTTGAGGAACCCACATTCAAGAAAAGGTCGCGTGTTTGA
- the LOC124919908 gene encoding heat shock cognate 70 kDa protein 2-like — protein MAGKWKGPGIGIDLGTTYSCVGVWQHDHIEIIVNDQGNRTTPSYVAFTNTERLIGDGAKNQVAVNSINTVFDAKRLIGRRFSDACVQSDAKCWPFKVISGLEDKPMIVINYKGEEKKFFAEEISSMVLMKMKETAEEFLETPVRNAVITVPAYFNDSQRQATKDAGVISGLNVMRIIIEPTAAAIAYGLDKNRARCVGEKNVLIFDLGGGTFDVSLLTIDDSIFEVKATSGDTHLGGEDFDNRMVNHFVQEFKRKKNKDISGNPRALSRLRTACERTKRALSYTAETTVDIDSLFEGEDFNSKITQARFEEMNMDLFIKCMESVEKCLNDAEMEKSSVDDVVLVGGSTRIPKVQQLLKEFFNGKELCKRLNPDEAVAYGAAVQAAMLVGEGNQQVQDLVLLDVTPLSLGIDVLGDIMSVLIPRNSTIPQKVEKVFGTSCDNQLEFSIKVYEGERLMTEDNNLLGEFVLSEIPPAPRGVSKCTVCFDIDVNGILYVSAEEKTTGGKKMMTIRNENGRLTTEEIEKLVQEAEKFRLEDERNKKAAEARNEAEKYAYNIAKARGAGSLITKIEEVD, from the exons ATGGCAGGGAAATGGAAAGGGCCGGGGATTGGAATTGATCTGGGTACAACATATTCATGTGTTGGAGTATGGCAGCACGACCATATAGAAATCATTGTCAACGATCAGGGAAACAGAACGACTCCATCATATGTTGCATTCACAAATACAGAGAGATTGATTGGGGATGGAGCTAAAAATCAGGTAGCTGTCAATTCCATCAATACTGTTTTTG ATGCTAAAAGATTGATTGGTAGGAGGTTTAGTGATGCATGCGTGCAAAGTGACGCTAAGTGTTGGCCTTTCAAGGTGATTTCCGGTTTAGAAGACAAACCAATGATAGTTATCAACTACAAAGGTGAGGAGAAGAAGTTCTTTGCGGAGGAAATCTCTTCCATGGTTCTAATGAAGATGAAGGAGACTGCTGAGGAATTTTTGGAAACACCAGTGAGAAATGCTGTCATTACTGTCCCGGCCTACTTCAACGACTCACAAAGGCAAGCTACAAAAGATGCTGGTGTAATTTCTGGTCTGAATGTGATGCGTATCATCATTGAGCCAACTGCTGCTGCAATTGCCTACGGACTAGACAAGAATAGAGCAAGATGTGTTGGAGAGAAGAACGTCCTTATTTTTGACCTTGGAGGTGGAACATTCGATGTCTCTCTCTTGACCATTGATGATTCCATCTTTGAAGTGAAGGCCACATCTGGTGATACCCATTTGGGAGGGGAAGACTTTGATAATAGAATGGTGAATCATTTTGTGCAAGAATTCAAACGTAAAAAGAACAAGGACATAAGTGGAAACCCCCGTGCCCTAAGTAGACTGAGGACGGCTTGCGAGAGGACAAAAAGGGCACTTTCATATACTGCAGAGACAACTGTAGATATTGATTCTCTCTTTGAAGGTGAAGactttaattctaaaataaccCAAGCTAGGTTTGAGGAGATGAACATGGATCTATTCATTAAGTGTATGGAGAGTGTTGAGAAATGCTTGAATGATGCAGAGATGGAGAAGAGCAGCGTGGATGATGTTGTTCTGGTTGGTGGGTCTACTAGAATTCCGAAAGTGCAGCAGCTTCTTAAGGAGTTCTTCAATGGTAAGGAACTCTGCAAGAGACTCAATCCTGATGAGGCTGTTGCCTATGGTGCTGCAGTTCAAGCTGCCATGTTGGTTGGTGAGGGAAATCAGCAAGTTCAAGATCTTGTACTTCTGGATGTCACCCCCCTCTCTCTTGGAATTGATGTACTCGGAGATATCATGTCAGTCTTGATTCCTAGGAACAGTACCATCCCCCAAAAGGTGGAGAAAGTCTTTGGTACAAGCTGTGACAACCAATTGGAATTTTCTATTAAAGTGTACGAGGGTGAGAGATTGATGACAGAAGATAATAACTTGCTTGGAGAATTTGTTCTGTCCGAAATTCCCCCGGCGCCTAGGGGTGTTTCTAAATGCACAGTATGTTTTGATATCGACGTAAACGGGATATTATATGTTTCTGCAGAGGAAAAGACAACGGGTGGGAAGAAGATGATGACGATAAGGAATGAAAATGGGAGGTTAACTACTGAAGAGATAGAGAAGTTGGTGCAAGAAGCGGAGAAGTTCAGATTGGAGGATGAGAGGAACAAGAAGGCAGCAGAGGCCAGGAATGA